From the genome of Pelomonas sp. SE-A7, one region includes:
- the queC gene encoding 7-cyano-7-deazaguanine synthase QueC — MSTLPNHTPPQANRGRKALVLFSGGQDSSTCLAWALERYAEVETLGFDYGQRHAVELLCRREVLHELRSRFPQWAPKLGEDHVLDLSLLGQISETALTAEREIEMQANGLPNTFVPGRNLLFLTFAATLAYRRGASVLVGGMCETDYSGYPDCRDNTLKALQVALSLGLDQPMTLETPLMFITKAETWALSEQLGGAALNELIVEHTHTCYLGERKTRHAWGYGCGQCPACELRARGHAEFLAARGGN; from the coding sequence ATGAGCACCCTTCCCAACCACACGCCCCCGCAAGCCAACCGCGGCCGCAAGGCCCTAGTGCTGTTCTCCGGCGGCCAGGACTCCAGCACCTGCCTGGCCTGGGCGCTGGAGCGCTATGCCGAGGTCGAGACCCTGGGCTTCGACTATGGCCAGCGCCATGCTGTCGAGCTGCTGTGCCGGCGCGAGGTGCTGCACGAGCTGCGCAGCCGCTTTCCGCAATGGGCGCCCAAGCTGGGCGAGGACCATGTGCTGGACCTGTCGCTGCTGGGCCAGATCTCGGAGACCGCGCTGACCGCCGAGCGCGAGATCGAGATGCAGGCCAACGGCCTGCCCAATACCTTCGTGCCGGGCCGCAACCTGCTGTTCCTCACCTTCGCCGCCACGCTGGCCTACCGGCGCGGCGCCTCGGTGCTGGTGGGCGGCATGTGCGAGACCGACTACTCGGGCTATCCGGACTGCCGCGACAACACGCTCAAGGCCTTGCAGGTGGCACTGAGCCTGGGCCTGGATCAGCCCATGACGCTGGAGACGCCGCTGATGTTCATCACCAAGGCCGAGACCTGGGCCTTGTCGGAACAGCTGGGCGGCGCGGCCTTGAACGAGCTGATCGTCGAGCACACCCACACCTGCTACCTGGGTGAGCGCAAGACCCGCCATGCCTGGGGCTACGGCTGCGGCCAATGCCCCGCCTGCGAGTTACGGGCGCGCGGCCATGCCGAGTTCCTGGCGGCGCGGGGCGGCAACTGA
- a CDS encoding PKD domain-containing protein, which produces MLRQATSAQRWLWVGLLSVALLSACGGGAGGDQPGPAQAPKKLLSIQLNAPAQVRPGESLQLSGSLATDSALPDKMEWLLLERPSGSQAALGQTQSSSQLLRTDLAGRYVVQWTVTSADGQSVQRQAVVEAVNGPLIQTSASADRLQLGQSTLLQAVPTTATGEGLTSYRWTLLQGPSGSRAQLSGSWGQEVSLNADVAGQYQVQVEAHQGGTVSRSIRTLSATAAPSVTIYPTYVCGQVMGCNKVVGQPVTLTTRALGSLEGAKLDYRWTLVSSPPDSRLSRHIGNGPTVVLTPDVVGYYLIELTPTSSDLQVSGAMVGLQVVANKAVGSIQAPGTVNVGQLVTLDASGNRGIDGQPIIGTRHIWTLVQAPKGSSAVIDAGPWGDPVAKLTPDRPGDYVISLSFDDAPDFATVTVRAISADQAMLYPPKLVATLSPLVPGEEIQLRAESTSYVGHEIVHEWKFGDGTSTTGDSVTHRYAYPGVYQAQVVARDTVTQRIARQTFSVTVVASRLSNIPPAPCKEEPCPALAADSYAGKGLGRWLLVNEQPHPQVANIDIAGVPAGREVLVSLSNASALSGGRAELGQSEGVAPRPMPAAQAQAQTYQADRTLSLNSSLLKRDEAHAAHRALDRAVALALPGSASKAQARTGRRTIQSAVARQALPVPAIGSSRDWQNLGATGVYKSRLAASCGLTGGRQILFWLDEQVHSNELMDTGQIERDLLPMVCGEQGGFQKLQQLLGAEVFGLHERVDIISDAALQPVQILLADPGPNSYWGAYVYSGDLARKDFWPTSNEAVLMVVNARFLKSDLNFIKSSLIHEFMHQINNYQRWILNGWERHESWLEETTAMMAEDLVSSALITKADGSRYAALAMRMANYQSYVVPGTYLGGGGADYSIGGSLAGYLDRRLGAGLLRGLTFNCPDEGQTQGSLRCLDDQVFLLSGTSLSDHYGAMNASLIGPFNPADGAGLGMPAYVGSEVDLPAIDLKTLGISLREQLLPPWQLNAGSHVYQWESTTEAAGGRYRRKGIMVPPGHVLQIVIR; this is translated from the coding sequence ATGCTGAGACAAGCGACCAGCGCGCAGCGCTGGCTATGGGTCGGCCTTTTGTCCGTTGCATTGCTTTCAGCGTGCGGCGGCGGCGCCGGGGGCGATCAGCCCGGCCCGGCTCAAGCACCGAAGAAGCTGCTTTCCATCCAGCTGAACGCCCCCGCCCAGGTTCGCCCCGGAGAGAGCCTGCAGCTCTCGGGCAGCCTGGCAACGGACAGCGCCCTCCCCGACAAGATGGAGTGGCTGCTGCTGGAGCGGCCCTCGGGCAGCCAGGCGGCCCTGGGCCAGACCCAAAGCAGCAGCCAGCTGCTCCGCACCGATCTCGCCGGTCGCTACGTCGTGCAGTGGACCGTCACCAGCGCCGACGGCCAAAGCGTGCAGCGGCAAGCCGTGGTGGAAGCGGTGAACGGGCCGCTGATACAGACCTCGGCCTCGGCCGACCGCCTGCAACTGGGCCAGTCGACCCTGCTGCAGGCTGTGCCGACCACGGCCACTGGCGAAGGACTGACCTCCTACCGCTGGACCCTGCTGCAGGGACCGAGCGGCAGCCGGGCCCAGCTCAGCGGCAGCTGGGGACAGGAAGTCAGCCTGAACGCCGATGTGGCCGGCCAATACCAGGTCCAGGTCGAGGCGCATCAAGGTGGCACGGTCAGCCGCAGCATCAGGACACTCTCGGCCACGGCAGCGCCCAGTGTGACGATCTACCCCACCTACGTTTGCGGCCAGGTCATGGGTTGCAACAAGGTCGTGGGCCAGCCGGTGACTCTGACGACCCGTGCCTTGGGTTCGCTCGAGGGCGCCAAGCTGGACTACCGGTGGACGCTGGTGTCCTCACCGCCGGACAGCCGCCTCAGCCGGCACATAGGCAACGGTCCGACGGTGGTCCTGACCCCGGACGTCGTTGGCTACTACCTGATCGAGCTGACGCCGACCAGCTCCGACCTGCAGGTCAGCGGCGCGATGGTGGGTCTCCAGGTCGTCGCCAACAAGGCGGTCGGCAGTATCCAGGCGCCCGGCACGGTCAACGTGGGCCAGTTGGTGACCCTGGACGCGAGTGGCAATCGAGGCATTGATGGCCAGCCCATCATCGGTACGCGCCATATCTGGACCCTGGTCCAGGCGCCCAAGGGCAGCAGTGCCGTGATCGATGCGGGCCCATGGGGAGACCCGGTCGCCAAGCTGACGCCGGATCGCCCGGGCGACTATGTGATCTCGCTGAGCTTCGATGACGCGCCGGACTTCGCCACCGTCACGGTTCGCGCCATCTCGGCCGATCAGGCGATGCTGTACCCGCCCAAGCTGGTGGCCACGCTCAGCCCCTTGGTGCCTGGCGAAGAGATTCAGCTGCGGGCCGAATCCACCTCCTACGTCGGCCACGAGATCGTGCACGAGTGGAAGTTCGGCGACGGCACCAGCACGACCGGCGACTCGGTGACGCATCGCTATGCCTACCCCGGGGTCTACCAGGCCCAGGTCGTGGCCAGGGATACCGTCACGCAGCGCATTGCCCGCCAGACCTTTTCTGTCACCGTGGTCGCCAGCCGCCTGAGCAACATCCCACCGGCGCCTTGCAAGGAAGAGCCCTGCCCGGCCCTGGCGGCCGACAGCTACGCCGGCAAGGGCCTGGGCCGCTGGCTGCTGGTCAACGAGCAGCCGCATCCACAGGTGGCCAACATCGACATCGCCGGTGTGCCGGCGGGACGCGAGGTCCTGGTCAGCCTGAGCAATGCCAGTGCTCTGAGCGGTGGCAGGGCCGAGTTGGGCCAATCCGAGGGCGTGGCGCCGCGGCCCATGCCCGCGGCCCAGGCCCAGGCCCAGACCTACCAGGCCGACCGGACCTTGTCGCTGAACTCGTCCCTGCTCAAGCGCGATGAAGCCCATGCCGCCCACCGGGCCCTGGATCGCGCCGTGGCGCTGGCCTTGCCGGGGTCCGCCAGCAAGGCGCAGGCCAGAACCGGCCGGCGCACCATCCAGAGTGCGGTTGCGCGGCAGGCACTGCCAGTTCCCGCGATCGGCAGCAGCCGCGACTGGCAGAACCTCGGCGCCACCGGCGTCTACAAGAGCCGCCTGGCGGCCAGCTGCGGCCTGACCGGCGGGCGACAAATCCTGTTCTGGCTCGATGAGCAGGTCCACAGCAACGAGTTGATGGACACCGGCCAGATCGAGCGGGACCTGCTGCCCATGGTCTGTGGCGAGCAAGGGGGATTCCAGAAACTGCAGCAACTGCTGGGCGCGGAAGTCTTCGGCCTGCATGAGCGCGTGGACATCATCAGCGACGCGGCCCTGCAGCCGGTGCAGATCCTGCTGGCCGATCCGGGTCCCAATAGCTATTGGGGCGCCTATGTCTACAGCGGCGACCTGGCCCGCAAGGACTTCTGGCCCACCAGCAACGAGGCGGTGCTGATGGTGGTCAACGCCCGCTTCCTGAAGTCCGACCTGAACTTCATCAAGTCTTCGCTGATTCATGAGTTCATGCACCAGATCAACAACTACCAGCGCTGGATCCTCAACGGCTGGGAGCGGCACGAGTCCTGGCTGGAGGAGACCACGGCCATGATGGCCGAGGACCTGGTGTCCTCGGCCCTGATCACCAAGGCCGACGGCAGCCGCTATGCCGCCCTGGCCATGCGCATGGCCAACTACCAGTCCTATGTCGTGCCAGGAACCTACCTCGGTGGTGGCGGTGCGGACTACAGCATCGGTGGCAGCCTCGCCGGCTATCTGGACCGGCGTCTGGGCGCCGGCCTGCTGAGAGGCCTGACCTTCAACTGCCCCGACGAGGGCCAGACCCAGGGCAGCCTGCGCTGCCTGGACGATCAGGTGTTCCTGCTCTCCGGCACCAGCCTGTCAGACCACTATGGCGCCATGAATGCCAGCCTGATCGGACCGTTCAACCCGGCCGACGGCGCCGGCCTGGGCATGCCGGCCTATGTCGGCAGCGAAGTGGATCTGCCGGCCATCGATCTCAAGACGCTGGGGATCAGCCTGCGCGAGCAATTGCTGCCGCCCTGGCAGCTGAATGCCGGCAGCCATGTCTACCAATGGGAGAGCACGACCGAGGCCGCCGGCGGCCGCTACCGCCGCAAGGGCATCATGGTGCCCCCGGGGCATGTGCTGCAGATCGTGATCAGGTGA
- a CDS encoding glutamate-5-semialdehyde dehydrogenase, with protein MSRTPADDIAAYMDRLGAAARAAATQMAAASTAGKNQALLALARRLRESGAQLAEANARDLQAAAGLDAPLRDRLRLDAKTLATVAEGCEQIAAMPDPVGEITGVKRRPSGISVGQMRVPLGVFGMIYESRPNVTIEAASLAIKSGNACILRGGSEAIHSNRALAQLVGDALHEAGLPREAVQLVATTDRAAVGRLIAMPQFVDVIIPRGGKGLIERISAEARVPVIKHLDGNCHSYVDAEVDLDLAVQVVDNAKTQKYSPCNATESLLVHAAQAAAFLPRIGAVFAAKGVEMRGCPRTLALLGPLQGARLAPATEADWDTEYLAPIISIKLVDSLDEAIAHINRHGSHHTDAILTTNHPNAMRFLREVDSASVMVNASTRFADGFEYGLGAEIGISTDKFHARGPVGLEGLTSMKWVVLGQGEVRA; from the coding sequence ATGAGCCGTACGCCTGCTGACGACATCGCTGCCTACATGGATCGCCTGGGGGCCGCCGCCCGGGCTGCCGCCACGCAGATGGCCGCCGCCTCGACGGCTGGCAAGAACCAGGCCCTGCTGGCCCTGGCCCGCCGCCTGCGCGAGTCCGGAGCGCAGCTGGCCGAGGCCAATGCCAGGGACCTGCAAGCCGCCGCGGGCCTGGACGCACCGCTGCGCGACCGTCTCAGGCTCGATGCCAAGACCCTGGCCACGGTGGCCGAGGGCTGCGAGCAGATCGCCGCCATGCCGGATCCGGTCGGCGAGATCACCGGCGTCAAGCGTCGGCCCTCGGGCATCTCGGTCGGCCAGATGCGCGTGCCCCTGGGCGTGTTCGGCATGATCTACGAGAGCCGGCCCAACGTGACCATCGAGGCGGCCTCGCTGGCAATCAAGAGCGGCAATGCCTGCATCCTGCGCGGCGGCTCCGAGGCCATCCATTCGAACCGGGCGTTGGCCCAGTTGGTCGGCGATGCCTTGCATGAAGCCGGCTTGCCGCGCGAGGCCGTGCAATTGGTGGCGACCACGGACCGCGCCGCCGTCGGCCGCTTGATCGCCATGCCCCAGTTCGTCGATGTGATCATTCCGCGCGGCGGCAAGGGCCTGATCGAGCGCATCAGCGCCGAGGCCAGGGTGCCGGTGATCAAGCACCTGGACGGCAATTGCCACAGCTATGTGGACGCCGAGGTCGACCTGGACCTGGCGGTCCAGGTGGTGGACAACGCCAAGACCCAGAAATACAGCCCCTGCAATGCGACCGAGTCTCTGCTGGTGCATGCGGCCCAGGCGGCGGCCTTCCTGCCGCGAATCGGCGCGGTGTTTGCGGCCAAGGGCGTGGAGATGCGCGGCTGCCCGCGCACGCTGGCCCTGCTCGGTCCCTTGCAAGGCGCCCGGCTGGCGCCGGCCACCGAGGCCGACTGGGACACGGAATACCTGGCGCCCATCATCAGCATCAAGCTGGTGGACTCGCTGGACGAGGCCATTGCCCACATCAACCGCCATGGCTCGCACCACACGGATGCGATCCTGACCACCAATCACCCCAACGCGATGCGCTTTCTGCGCGAGGTCGATTCGGCCAGCGTGATGGTCAACGCCAGCACCCGTTTCGCCGATGGCTTCGAATACGGCCTGGGTGCCGAGATCGGCATCTCCACCGACAAGTTCCACGCCCGCGGCCCGGTCGGCCTGGAAGGCCTGACTTCGATGAAGTGGGTAGTGCTGGGGCAGGGCGAGGTCAGGGCTTGA
- a CDS encoding AEC family transporter, translated as MSWLVFYKLLAIFVAVAIGWFVGRMRWLGEADAGGSGGDPARVLSNAAFYIFVPALLFRTTARVDLAHLPWGTLLAFFIPVLGLMLAVYTVQRWRGRGTAATPSTQAITTVFGNTLQIGVPVAAGMFGEAGLAIHITVVSLHALTLLTVLTLLVELDLARERSRDAPAGLGATLVTTLKNTVIHPVVLPVVAGLVFNALGLKLPAVLDEVLSMLGTAVVPLCLTLIGMSLAYYGWPAGWRGMVGLVMLKLLLLPALVLGLARWGFGLSGQPLAVVVMLGALPVGSNALIFAQRYRTQEGETTAAIVLSTVLYVLTAPLWLALLAALG; from the coding sequence ATGTCCTGGCTGGTGTTCTACAAGCTGCTGGCCATCTTCGTGGCCGTGGCCATAGGCTGGTTCGTGGGCCGCATGCGCTGGCTGGGCGAGGCCGACGCCGGCGGCAGCGGCGGCGATCCGGCCCGGGTGCTGTCCAACGCGGCCTTCTACATCTTTGTTCCGGCCCTGCTGTTCCGCACCACGGCGCGGGTCGACCTGGCCCACCTGCCCTGGGGCACGCTGCTGGCCTTCTTCATCCCGGTGCTGGGCCTGATGCTGGCGGTCTACACGGTCCAGCGCTGGCGCGGCCGGGGCACGGCGGCCACGCCTTCTACCCAGGCCATCACCACGGTGTTCGGCAACACCTTGCAGATCGGCGTTCCGGTGGCGGCCGGCATGTTCGGCGAGGCCGGCCTGGCCATCCACATCACCGTGGTCAGCCTGCATGCGCTGACGCTCTTGACCGTGCTGACCCTGCTGGTCGAACTGGACCTGGCGCGCGAGCGCTCGCGCGATGCACCGGCCGGCCTGGGCGCCACCCTGGTGACCACGCTGAAGAACACGGTCATCCATCCGGTCGTGCTGCCGGTGGTGGCCGGCCTGGTCTTCAATGCCCTGGGCCTGAAGCTGCCGGCGGTGCTGGACGAAGTGCTTTCCATGCTGGGCACGGCGGTGGTGCCGCTGTGCCTGACGCTGATTGGCATGTCGCTGGCCTATTACGGTTGGCCGGCGGGTTGGCGCGGCATGGTCGGCCTGGTGATGCTCAAGCTGCTGTTGCTGCCGGCCCTGGTGCTGGGCCTGGCGCGCTGGGGCTTCGGCCTGAGCGGCCAGCCGCTGGCCGTGGTGGTGATGCTGGGTGCTCTGCCGGTGGGCTCGAACGCGCTGATCTTCGCGCAGCGCTACCGCACGCAGGAGGGCGAGACCACGGCCGCCATCGTGCTCTCCACCGTGCTGTACGTGCTGACGGCGCCGCTCTGGCTGGCCCTGCTGGCGGCGCTGGGCTGA
- a CDS encoding ATP-binding protein, whose translation MSLASKSSSLQTRLTAAIAVAAAVLVTALGWYWTEREERELTQALQRRQARMAELAARGFAGPIWNLDTGAIANLLDAVMAEPEVHAIELNAVGVDAEPTKRTRSQEAVRPLTVEFDIVHQAAPQAPAAKVGSGKLVYTRQYVGEAVAQSRRFVGTLLAAVLLAVTATSAWLIRRLVKLPVSRLGAVAQRVADGELGVTTPVERRDEIGVLTEQFNAMSLQLQRSAEVLRASEERYRSLFENATMGIFQCDARGRLLRLNRALAQMLGYARPEQVLVHGHSLRRLARIEPPEYRRLGAALQRHRVLTQVPLLITTHDGQQRWVELSANIVPDAAGPRIEGMLSDISERRAAEQELTRHRDHLEELVAERTAELSQAKLRAEAASQSKSRFLATMSHEFRTPLNAILGFSQLLQMDASLNAGQVGKINLIRDSGEHLLSLISDVLDMASIEAGRVRLQSEALDLRALMEVACDAVRVRADEKQLGLKLDLHAELPSRVRADGQRLRQVLLNLLSNGVKFSDAGEVRLACEPLWQGEGRVRLRFEVSDTGIGIPPAELERLFKPFEQVSDLSRRLGGTGLGLSISQQLVRLMGGQIAVQSEPGRGSCFSFELEVPVAA comes from the coding sequence TTGAGCCTGGCATCCAAGAGCAGTAGCCTGCAGACGAGACTGACCGCCGCCATCGCCGTGGCCGCCGCGGTGCTGGTGACGGCCCTGGGCTGGTACTGGACCGAACGCGAGGAGCGCGAACTCACGCAGGCGCTGCAGCGCCGCCAGGCCCGCATGGCCGAACTGGCGGCCCGCGGCTTCGCCGGGCCGATCTGGAACCTGGACACTGGCGCCATCGCCAATCTGCTCGACGCCGTGATGGCCGAGCCCGAGGTCCATGCCATCGAGCTGAATGCGGTCGGTGTCGATGCCGAGCCGACCAAGCGCACGCGCAGCCAGGAGGCGGTGCGGCCGCTGACGGTGGAGTTCGACATCGTCCACCAGGCCGCGCCCCAGGCTCCAGCCGCCAAGGTCGGCAGCGGCAAGCTGGTCTACACGCGCCAGTACGTGGGCGAGGCCGTGGCGCAGTCGCGGCGCTTCGTCGGCACGCTGCTGGCGGCCGTGCTGCTGGCGGTCACGGCCACCAGCGCCTGGCTGATACGCCGCCTGGTCAAGCTGCCGGTCTCGCGCCTGGGTGCGGTGGCCCAGCGCGTGGCCGACGGCGAGCTGGGCGTCACCACACCGGTCGAGCGGCGCGACGAGATAGGCGTGCTGACCGAACAGTTCAACGCCATGAGCCTGCAGCTGCAGCGCTCGGCCGAGGTGCTGCGCGCCAGCGAAGAGCGCTACCGCAGCCTGTTCGAGAACGCCACCATGGGCATCTTCCAGTGCGATGCTCGCGGCCGCCTTCTGCGGCTCAATCGCGCCCTGGCGCAGATGCTGGGCTATGCCCGGCCCGAGCAGGTGCTGGTCCATGGTCACAGCCTGCGCCGCCTGGCCCGCATCGAGCCGCCCGAGTACCGCCGCCTCGGGGCCGCCCTGCAGCGCCACCGGGTGCTGACCCAGGTCCCGCTGCTGATCACCACGCATGATGGTCAGCAACGCTGGGTCGAGCTCAGTGCCAACATCGTGCCCGACGCCGCCGGCCCGCGCATCGAGGGCATGCTCAGCGACATCAGCGAACGCCGTGCCGCCGAACAGGAGCTGACCCGCCACCGCGACCACCTGGAAGAACTGGTGGCCGAGCGCACCGCCGAGCTGAGCCAGGCCAAGCTGCGCGCCGAAGCGGCCAGCCAGAGCAAGAGCCGCTTCCTGGCCACGATGAGCCATGAGTTCCGCACGCCGCTGAACGCCATCCTCGGCTTCTCGCAGCTGTTGCAGATGGATGCCAGCCTCAATGCCGGCCAGGTCGGCAAGATCAACCTGATCCGCGATTCGGGCGAGCATCTCCTGAGCCTGATCAGCGACGTGCTGGACATGGCCAGCATCGAGGCCGGCCGCGTGCGCCTGCAAAGCGAGGCCCTGGATCTGCGCGCGCTGATGGAAGTGGCCTGCGACGCGGTGCGCGTGCGGGCCGACGAGAAGCAGCTGGGCCTGAAGCTGGACCTGCATGCCGAGCTGCCCAGCCGGGTGCGCGCCGATGGCCAGCGCCTGCGCCAGGTGCTGCTGAACCTGCTGTCCAACGGTGTCAAGTTCAGCGATGCCGGCGAGGTGCGCCTGGCCTGCGAGCCGCTGTGGCAGGGCGAGGGCCGGGTGCGGCTGCGCTTCGAGGTCAGCGACACCGGCATTGGCATTCCGCCGGCCGAGCTGGAGCGGCTGTTCAAGCCCTTCGAACAGGTCTCCGACCTCAGCCGCCGTCTGGGCGGCACCGGTCTGGGTCTGTCGATCAGCCAGCAGCTGGTGCGCCTGATGGGCGGCCAGATCGCTGTGCAGAGCGAGCCCGGCCGGGGCAGCTGCTTCTCCTTCGAGCTGGAAGTGCCGGTCGCCGCCTGA
- a CDS encoding DNA topoisomerase III translates to MSKSLIIAEKPSVAQDLVRALTASSGKFEKHDEYFENDSYVVSSAVGHLVEIKAPEEFDVKRGKWSFAHLPVIPPHFDLNPIDKSKGRLNALVKLIKRKDVTNLINACDAGREGELIFRLILQYAQPAKGKLDKPVQRLWLQSMTPAAIREGFDKLRSDAQMLPLADAARCRSEADWLVGINGTRAMTAFNSRDGGFFLTTVGRVQTPTLSIVVEREEKIRKHVYRDYWEVRGTFDAEAGQYEGKWFDPSWKKDENDAERKADRLWTRAEADAIAAAVKAQPATVTEESKPSTQASPGLYDLTTLQREANSRFGFSAKTTLSLAQALYEKHKALTYPRTDSRYLPEDYLAVAQQTAQMLADEGGPLAVHAKLALKSGYIKPTKKVFDNAKVSDHFAIIPTLQSPKGLTEIEAKLYDLVVKRFLAVFFPPAEFQVTTRISTVKASGKEFKFQTNGKVLVKPGWQAIYGKEAEDENSVEGGSGASLVPVKAGEVVRTESVDVKGLQTKPPARYSEATLLSAMEGAGKLVEDDELREAMAEKGLGTPATRAAIIEGLLTEKYMLREGRELIPTAKAFQLMTLLRGLGVDELTKPELTGNWEYQLAEMEKGRLKRDAFMAEIAAMTEKVVRKAKEYDRDTIPGDYATLKTACPKCGGVVKENYRRFTCTGKSGDAEGCGFSIGKIPGGRSFELHEVEQFLRDKKIGPLEGFRSKAGWPFTAELALVYDEEIANWKLEFDFGEDAKKAEGDGEPVDFSGQSSLGACPKCQGQVYEHGSNYVCEHSVGAKVSCDFKSGKIILQQPIETAQVHKLLSEGKTDLLENFVSNKTRRKFKAFLVWDKKAGKVGFEFEPRAAKTAAKAAPAKKAAAKKASK, encoded by the coding sequence ATGAGCAAGTCCCTGATCATTGCCGAGAAGCCCAGCGTGGCCCAGGACCTGGTGCGCGCGCTGACCGCGAGCTCGGGCAAGTTCGAGAAACACGACGAGTACTTCGAGAACGACAGCTATGTGGTCAGCTCGGCCGTGGGTCACCTGGTCGAGATCAAGGCGCCGGAGGAATTCGACGTCAAGCGCGGCAAGTGGAGCTTTGCCCACCTGCCGGTGATCCCGCCGCATTTCGACCTGAACCCGATAGACAAGAGCAAGGGCCGGCTCAATGCCCTGGTCAAGCTGATCAAGCGCAAGGACGTCACGAACCTTATCAATGCCTGTGACGCGGGCCGCGAGGGTGAGCTGATCTTCCGCCTGATTCTTCAATATGCGCAGCCCGCCAAGGGCAAGCTGGACAAGCCGGTGCAGCGCCTGTGGCTGCAGAGCATGACGCCGGCCGCGATCCGCGAGGGCTTCGACAAGCTGCGCAGCGATGCGCAGATGCTGCCGCTGGCCGATGCCGCGCGTTGCCGCTCCGAGGCCGACTGGCTGGTGGGCATCAACGGCACGCGGGCCATGACCGCCTTCAACTCGCGCGACGGCGGCTTCTTCCTGACCACCGTGGGCCGGGTGCAGACGCCGACGCTGTCCATCGTGGTGGAGCGCGAAGAGAAGATCCGCAAGCATGTGTACCGCGACTACTGGGAGGTGCGCGGCACCTTTGACGCCGAAGCCGGCCAGTACGAGGGCAAGTGGTTCGACCCGTCCTGGAAAAAGGACGAGAACGATGCCGAGCGCAAGGCTGACCGCCTCTGGACCCGCGCCGAGGCCGACGCCATCGCTGCCGCGGTCAAGGCCCAGCCGGCCACGGTCACCGAGGAAAGCAAGCCCAGCACGCAGGCCAGCCCCGGCCTCTACGACCTGACCACGCTGCAGCGCGAGGCCAACTCGCGCTTCGGTTTCTCGGCCAAGACCACGCTGTCGCTGGCCCAGGCGCTGTACGAGAAGCACAAGGCCCTGACCTACCCGCGTACCGACTCGCGCTACCTGCCCGAGGACTACCTGGCCGTGGCCCAGCAGACGGCCCAGATGCTGGCCGACGAGGGCGGCCCGCTGGCGGTCCATGCCAAGCTGGCGCTGAAGTCCGGCTACATCAAGCCGACCAAGAAGGTGTTCGACAACGCCAAGGTCTCGGACCACTTCGCCATCATCCCGACCCTGCAGTCGCCCAAGGGCCTGACCGAGATCGAGGCCAAGCTCTACGACCTGGTGGTCAAGCGCTTCCTGGCCGTGTTCTTCCCGCCGGCCGAGTTCCAGGTCACGACCCGCATCTCCACCGTCAAGGCCAGTGGCAAGGAATTCAAGTTCCAGACCAACGGCAAGGTGCTGGTCAAGCCGGGCTGGCAGGCGATCTACGGCAAGGAAGCCGAGGACGAGAACAGCGTAGAGGGCGGCAGCGGTGCCAGCCTGGTGCCGGTCAAGGCCGGCGAGGTGGTGCGGACCGAGAGCGTGGACGTCAAGGGCCTGCAGACCAAGCCGCCGGCCCGCTACAGCGAAGCCACGCTGCTGTCGGCGATGGAAGGCGCGGGCAAGCTGGTCGAGGACGACGAGCTGCGCGAGGCCATGGCCGAGAAGGGCCTGGGAACGCCGGCCACGCGGGCCGCCATCATCGAAGGCCTGCTGACCGAGAAATACATGCTGCGCGAAGGCCGCGAGCTGATCCCCACGGCCAAGGCCTTCCAGCTGATGACGCTCTTGCGCGGCCTGGGCGTGGACGAGCTGACCAAGCCCGAGCTGACCGGCAACTGGGAATACCAGCTGGCCGAGATGGAGAAGGGCCGCCTCAAGCGCGACGCCTTCATGGCCGAGATCGCGGCCATGACCGAGAAGGTGGTGCGCAAGGCCAAGGAATACGACCGCGACACCATCCCCGGCGACTACGCCACCTTGAAGACGGCCTGCCCCAAGTGCGGTGGTGTGGTGAAGGAGAACTACCGCCGCTTCACCTGCACCGGCAAATCCGGCGACGCCGAGGGCTGCGGCTTCTCCATCGGCAAGATCCCCGGCGGCCGCAGCTTCGAGCTGCACGAGGTGGAGCAGTTCCTTCGCGACAAAAAGATCGGCCCGCTGGAGGGCTTCCGCTCCAAGGCCGGCTGGCCTTTCACGGCCGAGCTGGCCCTGGTCTACGACGAGGAGATCGCCAACTGGAAGCTGGAGTTCGATTTCGGCGAGGACGCCAAGAAGGCCGAGGGTGACGGCGAGCCGGTGGACTTCAGCGGCCAGAGCTCGCTGGGCGCCTGCCCCAAGTGCCAGGGCCAGGTCTATGAGCACGGCAGCAACTATGTCTGCGAGCACTCGGTCGGGGCCAAGGTCAGCTGCGACTTCAAGAGCGGCAAGATCATTCTTCAGCAGCCGATCGAGACCGCCCAGGTGCACAAGCTGCTGAGCGAGGGCAAGACCGACCTGCTGGAGAACTTCGTGTCCAACAAGACGCGCCGCAAGTTCAAGGCCTTCCTGGTCTGGGACAAGAAGGCCGGCAAGGTGGGCTTCGAGTTCGAGCCTCGTGCCGCCAAGACGGCGGCCAAGGCGGCGCCGGCCAAGAAGGCCGCCGCCAAGAAGGCAAGCAAGTAG